ttagtggaatgcgaggtccattaccaaaaatagtaaaaatgaaaattgacaaatttttaggaacaaacgaaaatgaaaatacataacaaatttttagggacaaaagagaaaaaaaggtaatTGTAAAAAGTATTGACggacagaaaaaaaaaaaaaaaaaaaaaaaaaggaaactagTAACATTTTTGGCGGACGGAGAAGGAGAGGAAGTAATACTTTCGTCAACCTTACTTTCTTGGATCACTAAAAGCATATCtcataatatcattatatattaGGCAGTCAATGGCTTGAAATTCAATCCACGGCCATAGAAATTAAGAATCCAAGCCACGTTCACGAGCTCATGCAAAACTACCTAATTATTCCAATTGAGTGACCATAACGTTAGGCTCAAccccattaattaatatccCTCTTTCGCCTTTCCTTACgcctcaaaaataaaaataaaaataaaaagtcaaTAAAAAGCCAACATAAAATCTTTATATCCAAGCAAAAGAAACGCCACTTTAACTAACCACAACTCTATACATTTATATCTCATCACAAAATCGACGTCGCTACAACAATGAAGCCGAGCGCAGTCCTCGACGGCCGGCGATTCATAGCGTCGTGCTTCATCCTCGTGGCGCTCCTCTGCGTCATAGCCTCCATCAACGAAATCCGCAGCGAAAGCCTcgtaaattttggaaaatgcGCCATAAATTATTCTCAAAGTCATATTATCGATGTAGCACTCCCCTCAACGGCCAACGATGACGATGAGATCCGAATACTACTCGGAATCCTCACGCTCCCCGACCACTACCACAAGCGCCATTTCCTCCGCATGATCTACGGGACGCAACCTGTCTCGGGGGCCCACATCGATGTGAAGTTCATCTTCTGCAACCTGACTAAGGAGGACCAGAAGGTCCTGGTGGCGCTTGAGATCATGCGATACGACGACATCATCATCCTCGACTGCCAGGAGAATATGAACAAGGGAAAGACCTATAGTTACTTCTCCAGCCTCCCGGAGATGCTGCTCGACAACGCCAACGCCACAGCCTCGCCATACCCGCCGTACCACTATGTGATGAAAGGGGACGACGACGTATATTTCCGCCTACAAAACCTGGTGGACTCCCTGAAGCCGTTGCCACGCCTGGACTTGTACTACGGATACGTGATCCCGTGCCCTAGCATGGATCCGTTCGTGCACTATATGTCCGGGATGGGGTATCTGGTGTCGTGGGATATCGTGGAGTGGATTAGGGAGTCGGATGTTCCCAAGAAGCACGTGGAAGGTCCCGAGGATCTAGTGTTCGGGGATTGGATGCGCGAGGGCCACCGCGGGAGGAATAGGCATAACGCGAAATGGTCTATGTACAACTTCCCCGACCCGCCCACAGGGTGCACGCACGAGCTCTGGCCGGACACGGTCGCGGTGCACCTGCTCAAGACGCAGGACAAGTGGATATCTAccttgaattattttaatgtcaCTAGGGATTTGAAGCCCTCTAAACTTTATCATATACCCTgataaagtttgtgatttttggttttgttgttGGGGATAGAGAGATTATTGATACAGTGATTATATAcgatttatatgtatattcaTCAAGAATTAAAAACACTAAAGtatgttgttgtgttgttggGTGAGCTTCTGTTTATTCAATTGCCATTGGTAATTGTATAGAGCATGAATTCGGCCTCTCAATGCTTTTACGGATTctcttctccatctccattCATGTTTTGCATAACTCTCACACTTTGTGAAAAGCCTTTTTATGCCTTTGGTCATTCAAAAGTACGTGGTGAGGCTAACCATATGTGTGTGACATGCCTTCGCAAATTTTAGAATTCTTTCTCATGATGCAATGATCCGAAAGTCGGAACTTACAAAATATCAATTCAATATATGATTCCACTTTCACTTGGTAAGAGATATATGGAAACTAtttaagtaaaaagaaaaattattagtaattttcCAACGAATATATTGCAAGTGAAATGAAACGTATTTGCCAAATTGCTCGCTACTTTTCGACAGCACAAGTAAAGGTGCTCGCGAAATTCCGAGCACAAATGTAGTAAGCGAAACTatcctttaatttttatgcGGGCTTAGATTTTTACTCATCCCTAATGTGCTTGCTAGATGCTCGgaagtactccttccgtccgtCTTTTAATGTcccatttcttttttcgtcagtccacaaaaatatgtctCATTTACTATACTTGGTAAGTGGatcttacattccactaacttattccgctcacattttattgtaaaaccaatatatagaAGTATA
The nucleotide sequence above comes from Salvia hispanica cultivar TCC Black 2014 chromosome 5, UniMelb_Shisp_WGS_1.0, whole genome shotgun sequence. Encoded proteins:
- the LOC125191267 gene encoding uncharacterized protein LOC125191267, with translation MKPSAVLDGRRFIASCFILVALLCVIASINEIRSESLVNFGKCAINYSQSHIIDVALPSTANDDDEIRILLGILTLPDHYHKRHFLRMIYGTQPVSGAHIDVKFIFCNLTKEDQKVLVALEIMRYDDIIILDCQENMNKGKTYSYFSSLPEMLLDNANATASPYPPYHYVMKGDDDVYFRLQNLVDSLKPLPRLDLYYGYVIPCPSMDPFVHYMSGMGYLVSWDIVEWIRESDVPKKHVEGPEDLVFGDWMREGHRGRNRHNAKWSMYNFPDPPTGCTHELWPDTVAVHLLKTQDKWISTLNYFNVTRDLKPSKLYHIP